One Amblyomma americanum isolate KBUSLIRL-KWMA chromosome 8, ASM5285725v1, whole genome shotgun sequence DNA window includes the following coding sequences:
- the LOC144100647 gene encoding uncharacterized protein LOC144100647, translated as MGGLTCCVPGCYNNSARDKGLGFYVFPKDHKLRQTWLQRINRAGQTGRFSKFVPTTGHRVCSAHFEGGKKTYMVRVPSIFPLRQQKVEKRRLLTRTEPEVSSTSTVCTEQRGQEVSAFASSSNESDCRQPEVNILMDHSYSSQKFSYDELVKKFCEQKHIATDLLEQAETANAQVAELKRQLERSRLDHAETKKLCDRLQQKNRCLRLELSSMQRKVKTCKAEAAQNIENTYEELVKDEKKLRYYTGFTSSERLEAFWSFLEPDAKRLQFWQMKETNSEDRKFILPLKTQLVLVLMRLRLGLDGLDLAYRFAVSKTTVSRMWATWLDFLDNRLCQVPTWMPPELCDKYRPKAFSDKGYTTVDGILDCTELFIETPSSFRVQSETYSTYKKHNTAKGLVVCSPNGFVTFVSDLAPGRVSDKALTNSFGVLEKFAPGRSVMADRGFTIEEECKQRSLDLNIPPFLEGRPQLSEEDENETRLIASVRIHVERVIRRIKT; from the exons ATGGGAGGATTAACCTGTTGCGTTCCTGGGTGCTACAACAACAGTGCGAGGGACAAAGGCCTCGGGTTTTATGTCTTTCCGAAAGACCACAAACTCCGACAGACGTGGCTTCAGAGGATAAACAGGGCCGGACAGACTGGCAG GTTCTCAAAGTTTGTTCCAACCACGGGACACAGAGTATGCAGTGCCCACTTCGAAGGGGGCAAAAAGACTTACATGGTCCGTGTTCCCTCAATTTTCCCCCTGAGACAGCAAAAGGTGGAGAAGAGGCGACTGCTGACAAGAACTGAG CCTGAAGTTTCCAGCACCTCAACTGTGTGTACCGAACAACGCGGGCAGGAAGTGTCCGCCTTTGCCAGCAGCAGCAATGAGAGCGACTGTCGACAGCCTGAAGTGAACATACTAATGGACCACTCGTACAGCAGCCAAAAATTTAGTTATGATGAGCTTGTCAAGAAATTTTGTGAACAAAAGCACATTGCAACAGATCTCTTGGAGCAAGCTGAAACAGCAAATGCACAAGTGGCAGAGCTAAAGCGCCAGCTGGAACGAAGTCGGCTTGATCACGCTGAAACAAAAAAGTTGTGCGACCGTCTTCAGCAGAAGAACAGGTGCCTGAGACTCGAGCTATCATCCATGCAGAGAAAAGTAAAAACTTGCAAGGCTGAAGCTGCTCAGAATATAGAAAACACATATGAAGAGCTTGTGAAAGATGAGAAAAAGCTTCGCTATTACACAGGCTTCACGTCCAGCGAGCGTTTGGAGGCTTTTTGGTCATTTTTAGAGCCAGATGCGAAACGTCTTCAGTTCTGGCAGATGAAAGAGACGAACAGTGAGGACAGAAAGTTCATCCTGCCTTTGAAGACCCAACTCGTGCTTGTCCTGATGCGGCTACGGCTTGGTCTTGATGGCCTTGATCTTGCATACAG GTTTGCTGTGTCTAAAACCACTGTCTCAAGGATGTGGGCAACATGGTTGGATTTTTTGGACAATAGGCTTTGCCAG GTCCCAACCTGGATGCCACCAGAACTATGTGACAAGTACAGGCCAAAAGCGTTCAGCGACAAAGGCTACACTACTGTTGACGGCATACTCGACTGCACTGAACTTTTCATAGAAACACCATCTTCATTCAGAGTCCAAAGTGAAACGTACTCCACATACAAAAAACATAATACTGCAAAGGGACTAGTTGTCTGCAGCCCTAATGGATTTGTCACATTTGTATCAGATCTGGCTCCCGGGAGAGTGTCTGACAAAGCACTGACAAATTCTTTTGGGGTGCTGGAGAAGTTTGCACCAGGGCGAAGTGTGATGGCTGACAGGGGATTCACCATTGAAGAAGAGTGCAAGCAGCGGTCCCTGGACCTCAACATACCACCATTCCTGGAAGGACGGCCTCAGCTCTCAGAAGAAGATGAAAATGAGACAAGACTGATTGCTAGTGTGCGGATACATGTGGAAAGGGTGATCAGGAGGATcaagacatag